The Daucus carota subsp. sativus chromosome 2, DH1 v3.0, whole genome shotgun sequence genome includes a window with the following:
- the LOC108209128 gene encoding cellulose synthase-like protein G2, translated as MSKQGISMEKVRSSAGLLHTKSPLRRTWFNRVFAVTYLIPICALMYHHCHNIITSTDQLTKRNTIIFLVADSILAFMWITRQAFRISPIRRQVFPENLTEDEREYPALDVFVCTADPYKEPPIGVVNTVLSLMAYDYPREKLSVYVSDDGGSQLTLFALMEAAEFAKHWLPYCKKHDILDRSPEAYFTLQTNFGFPETGAAAKYDQIKVMYERMKLRINEVVDRGSIHGYVTDEEVLRTFAIWHNTPGFTPKNHPTVIQIIMESASEKDESGDRMPNLVYVSREKKKSTPHNYKAGALNVLLRVSATMTNAPLVLTQDCDMFSNDPKTPLRALCYFMDPGMDPNLALVQFPQIFHGINKDDIYNAELREMLVNNILGMDGLLGPPYMGSGGFFRRQALFGTPVSHIPPQPSEISPRHVINKSMHSAEILALAHHVGGCNFEVQTEWGSEMGFRYGSLVEDFNTGYRMQCQGWRSVFCNPMRPAFLGSSPITLHDVLNQSKRWSMGLLDIIFSRYNPLFFGVRFMNPLQAFCFGHYALWPILSIPLIIYSSLPQLALIDPSRAIFPKATDPWLFFLYVFLFLGSYAQHLLEYVTFGSTAKRWWNSQRVWMMRSLSSFPFALIEYILERWGLSSFGFNVTSKVLDSEQSKRNAECIFEFGVPSPLFVPINVAAIINLWAFLHGIKQVITGNEIFGDVFVQMFLAGFGVLNCWPIYEAMLLRTDKGKMPLKMTFVSTFLAWLVYLISSSAF; from the exons ATGAGCAAACAAGGCATTTCCATGGAGAAGGTGCGGTCCAGTGCTGGGCTTCTGCATACGAAGTCACCCTTGCGTCGCACTTGGTTCAACCGTGTGTTTGCAGTCACATACCTCATACCGATATGTGCACTGATGTATCATCACTGCCATAACATTATTACTAGTACTGATCAACTTACCAAGAGAAacactataatttttttggtaGCTGATTCCATTCTGGCCTTTATGTGGATAACTCGGCAGGCATTTCGCATCTCGCCCATCCGTCGCCAGGTATTTCCCGAGAACCTGACAGAGGATGAGAGAGAATATCCAGCTCTGGACGTGTTTGTATGCACTGCTGATCCGTACAAGGAGCCACCAATAGGCGTGGTGAACACCGTGTTGTCCCTGATGGCTTATGATTATCCGAGGGAGAAATTGTCTGTCTATGTATCGGATGATGGAGGATCACAGCTCACACTGTTTGCTCTGATGGAAGCTGCTGAGTTTGCTAAACATTGGCTCCCGTACTGCAAGAAACACGACATACTTGACAGGTCACCCGAGGCCTATTTTACATTACAGACTAATTTTGGTTTCCCAGAGACCGGTGCTGCTGCAAAATATGATCAAATTAAG GTTATGTACGAAAGGATGAAATTGAGGATAAATGAAGTTGTCGACAGAGGGAGCATCCATGGATATGTGACAGATGAAGAAGTGCTCAGAACTTTTGCCATATGGCATAATACACCTGGTTTCACTCCAAAAAATCATCCTACTGTTATTCAG ATAATCATGGAGAGCGCCAGTGAAAAGGATGAGTCCGGTGACAGAATGCCTAATCTTGTATATGTTTCCAGAgaaaagaagaagtctacaccCCATAACTACAAGGCTGGTGCGCTCAACGTTCTG CTTCGAGTATCAGCAACTATGACAAATGCACCGCTGGTGTTGACGCAAGACTGTGACATGTTTTCAAATGATCCCAAGACTCCACTTCGTGCACTCTGCTACTTTATGGACCCTGGAATGGACCCGAACTTGGCGTTGGTCCAGTTCCCTCAAATTTTCCATGGGATTAACAAGGATGATATATATAACGCTGAACTTAGAGAAATGCTTGTCAATAATATTTTGGGAATGGATGGTTTATTAGGACCACCTTATATGGGTTCTGGGGGGTTTTTTCGTCGACAAGCTTTGTTTGGAACTCCAGTATCACACATACCTCCCCAGCCTTCAGAAATTAGTCCTCGTCATGTTATTAATAAGTCAATGCACTCTGCAGAGATTTTGGCTCTGGCACACCATGTTGGAGGCTGTAACTTTGAGGTTCAAACCGAGTGGGGATCAGAG ATGGGATTTAGGTATGGCTCTCTGGTGGAGGATTTTAACACAGGCTACAGAATGCAATGCCAAGGATGGAGATCTGTTTTCTGCAATCCAATGAGACCAGCATTCTTAGGAAGTTCACCAATAACACTCCATGATGTGCTCAATCAAAGCAAAAGGTGGTCCATGGGTCTTCTTGATATCATTTTTTCGAGATATAACCCTCTTTTCTTTGGTGTGCGGTTTATGAACCCTCTCCAAGCCTTCTGCTTTGGACACTATGCGCTTTGGCCCATTTTGTCGATTCCTCTTATTATCTACTCCTCCTTGCCTCAGCTCGCTCTTATCGATCCTTCACGTGCTATTTTCCCAAAG GCGACGGATCCTTGGTTGTTTTTCTTGTATGTGTTTCTTTTCCTTGGTTCATATGCACAACATCTTCTCGAATATGTTACCTTTGGATCAACAGCCAAAAGGTGGTGGAACAGTCAGAGAGTGTGGATGATGAGATCACTTTCAAGCTTTCCATTTGCATTGATTGAATATATACTAGAACGCTGGGGACTATCATCGTTTGGGTTCAATGTGACTAGCAAGGTACTTGATAGTGAACAAAGCAAACGGAACGCAGAATGTATCTTTGAATTCGGAGTGCCTTCTCCACTTTTTGTTCCAATAAATGTGGCAGCTATAATCAACTTGTGGGCGTTTCTACATGGGATAAAACAAGTGATTACGGGGAATGAAATCTTTGGAGATGTATTTGTGCAGATGTTTTTAGCTGGCTTTGGAGTGCTTAATTGCTGGCCCATCTATGAAGCTATGTTACTGAGAACAGATAAAGGGAAGATGCCACTGAAGATGACTTTTGTGTCAACCTTCCTCGCATGGCTTGTTTATCTGATATCCTCTTCAGCCTTTTGA
- the LOC108208945 gene encoding cellulose synthase-like protein G2 encodes MEKARSSAGVLHTKSPLRRTWINRIFAVIYLIPICALMYHHCHNIITSTDQVTKRNAVIFLIADSILAFMWITRQAFHISPIRRQVFPENLTADESEYPALDVFVCTADPFKEPPIGVMNTVLSLMAYDYPREKLSVYVSDDGGSELTLFALMEAAEFAKHWLPYCKKQNILDRSPEAYFTSRTNFGFPETGPAATKHNQIKVLYEKMESRINEVVERRSIDGYVTDEEALRTFDIWHKTPGFTRQDHPAIVQIIMESASEKDESGNRMPNLVYVSREKKKTTPHNYKAGALNVLLRVSATMTNAPLVLTQDCDMFSNDPKTPLRALCYFMDPGMDPNLSLVQFPQAFHGINKDDIYSAEIREILVHNTLGMDGLLGAFYMGSGAFFRRQAFFGTPVSHIPPQPSEISPRHVVSKSMHSAEILALAHHVGGCNFEAQTKWGSEMGFRYGSLVEDLNTGYRMQCQGWRSVFCNPTRPAFLGSSPITLHDMLNQTKRWSMGLLDITFSRYNPLFFGVRFLNPLQAFCFGHYTFWPIWSIPLIIYSFLPQLALINSSHAIFPKVTDHWSFLLYVFLFLGSYTQDLLQYVTFGSTAKKWWNNQRVWMMRSLSSFPFALIEYILERCGLSSFGFNVTSKVVDSEQSKRNAECIFEFGMPSPLFVPLDMAAIINLWAFLHGIKQVITRNESFEDIFVQMFLAGFGVLNCWPIYEAMLLRRDKGRMPLKITLLSTFLAWLVYLVSSSSF; translated from the exons ATGGAGAAGGCGCGGTCCAGTGCTGGTGTTCTGCATACAAAGTCACCCTTGCGTCGCACTTGGATCAACCGTATATTTGCAGTCATATACCTCATACCGATATGTGCACTGATGTATCATCACTGCCATAACATTATTACTAGTACTGATCAAGTTACCAAGAGAAACgctgtaatttttttgatagcTGATTCCATTCTGGCATTTATGTGGATAACTCGGCAGGCATTTCACATCTCGCCTATCCGTCGCCAGGTATTTCCTGAGAACCTGACAGCGGATGAGAGTGAATATCCAGCTCTGGACGTGTTTGTATGCACTGCTGATCCGTTCAAGGAGCCGCCTATAGGCGTGATGAACACCGTCTTGTCCCTGATGGCTTATGATTACCCGAGGGAGAAATTGTCAGTCTATGTATCGGATGATGGAGGATCAGAGCTCACACTGTTTGCTCTGATGGAAGCTGCTGAGTTTGCTAAACATTGGCTCCCGTACTGTAAGAAACAGAACATACTCGATAGGTCACCCGAAGCATATTTTACATCAAGGACTAATTTTGGTTTCCCAGAGACCGGTCCTGCTGCTACAAAACATAATCAAATTAAG GTTTTGTACGAAAAGATGGAATCGAGGATAAATGAAGTTGTCGAAAGAAGGAGCATCGATGGATATGTGACAGATGAAGAAGCACTTCGAACTTTTGACATATGGCATAAGACACCTGGTTTCACTCGACAAGATCATCCTGCCATTGTTCAG ATAATCATGGAGAGCGCCAGTGAAAAGGACGAGTCTGGTAACAGAATGCCTAATCTTGTGTATGTATCcagagaaaagaagaagactacACCCCACAATTACAAGGCTGGTGCGCTCAACGTTCTG CTTCGAGTATCAGCAACCATGACAAATGCTCCACTGGTGTTAACACAAGACTGTGACATGTTTTCAAATGATCCCAAGACACCACTCCGTGCACTCTGCTACTTTATGGACCCTGGAATGGACCCAAACTTGTCGCTGGTCCAGTTCCCTCAAGCTTTCCATGGGATTAACAAGGATGATATATACAGTGCTGAAATTAGAGAAATACTCGTCCATAATACTTTGGGAATGGATGGTTTATTAGGAGCTTTTTACATGGGTTCTGGGGCATTTTTTCGTCGACAAGCTTTCTTTGGAACTCCAGTATCACATATACCTCCCCAGCCTTCAGAAATTAGTCCTCGTCATGTTGTTAGTAAGTCAATGCACTCCGCGGAGATTTTGGCTCTGGCACACCATGTTGGAGGCTGTAACTTTGAGGCTCAAACCAAGTGGGGATCAGAG ATGGGATTTAGATATGGCTCTTTGGTGGAGGATCTCAACACGGGCTACAGAATGCAATGCCAAGGATGGAGATCTGTTTTCTGCAATCCAACAAGACCAGCATTCTTAGGGAGTTCACCAATAACACTCcatgacatgctcaatcaaacCAAAAGGTGGTCCATGGGTCTTCTTGATATCACTTTTTCCAGATATAACCCTCTTTTCTTTGGTGTGCGGTTCTTGAACCCTCTCCAAGCCTTCTGCTTTGGACACTACACATTCTGGCCCATATGGTCAATTCCGCTTATCATCTACTCCTTCTTGCCTCAGCTCGCTCTTATCAATTCTTCACATGCTATTTTCCCAAAG GTGACAGATCATTGGTCGTTTCTGTTGTACGTCTTTCTTTTCCTTGGGTCATACACACAAGATCTTCTCCAATATGTAACATTTGGATCAACAGCCAAAAAGTGGTGGAACAATCAGAGAGTGTGGATGATGAGATCACTCTCAAGCTTTCCATTCGCATTGATTGAATATATACTAGAACGCTGTGGACTATCATCGTTCGGGTTCAATGTGACTAGCAAGGTTGTTGATAGTGAACAAAGCAAACGTAACGCAGAATGTATCTTTGAATTTGGAATGCCTTCTCCACTTTTTGTTCCATTAGATATGGCCGCGATAATCAACTTGTGGGCGTTTTTACATGGGATAAAACAAGTGATTACGAGGAACGAAAGCTTTGAAGATATATTTGTGCAGATGTTTTTAGCTGGCTTTGGAGTGCTTAATTGCTGGCCTATCTATGAAGCCATGTTATTGAGAAGGGATAAAGGAAGGATGCCATTAAAGATAACTTTACTATCAACCTTCCTAGCGTGGCTTGTTTACCTGGTGTCCTCCTCTTCTTTTTGA